The Juglans microcarpa x Juglans regia isolate MS1-56 chromosome 8D, Jm3101_v1.0, whole genome shotgun sequence genomic sequence CACCATTAGTTCTCTGAGCTAGTCGTTGATCTTGGCTTCTCAAAATCTTTAGTGATATTTGCCACTACGTGAAAAatcttgttctttttgtttttcctatgAGTTACTTGAATGTGCGGGGTTCAGGTTCCCCCTGTTCTGAAAATTATGACCCAGTTTAGAGTGCTATTTGCTGCATTTGGAGGTGGAGGCCACTGTTTTTTAGCTTATAAATTAAAGCCTTTTTCAAGAATCCACCAATTTGTCAAGAACCACCCAAAGTTATTGTCATATTTGAGTTTTTATCTTTCATGCAagatgggaagaagaagaggaagtgtgataccccatatgatatggataagggtaggtggtgtatgggatcccacattgctttgaaaggagaagttcttactctttataaggttccaatggtgCTCCAAtagtatcattgactagtctttttagagtataggccatgtggtttgggccttccatttaccacctacccttatccatatcatatagggtatatcatatagggtatcacagAAAGAGTTGTAGAAATAttggaaataatttataaaggaAATGCGAGAATGATTTGGAGATGGGAAAAATTTCCAAAAGATCATAAACATAAGATTTGATAGACAAAGAAGTAGGGAGAAAATTGTAGAGATCTGAGACAATTATGAAAGAGAAGCAGCAGggtagaagaaaaataatgtgCTTGACATGCTAGATGGTTGCAACTTGAAGGCACATGATAAATGAGCTGGTTAAAAGGATGGATCAAAACTCAGTATTTTTTAGCTATTTAAATTAGGAGGTCTGAATATTATTGTCTGGGAAAATGCACTTGGAAAGTAGTTGATACTAAATGCTTCGAAAAGAATGCTAGCATTATATGCTATTATCCTTTGCTCTTCATCCTTTATGCTTGCTTGTTATGCTATCCATGTTCTGATGGATGTGCCATATGCTGGAAGCAGAATGATTTTCCCCTACCCTCCATTATATTCTTCTCTGTTTTGTTTATTCTGGTTCATTCCCTTGATTCCCTTAATCTATAATTCTTTTGCTGAGATGAAAAACTGATCCAATTGCAGTGAAGTGGATGGATCAGATGACGAATTTGACAACGGGAATGAAAGAAATTGTTCATGCGCAATCATGTAGTGTGGCTCTTACCCTATGTGGGCTCAGCTTCAATTTAAACTTAATGATGCACCTGGTAGCAAAGCTGGTTTGTTTCCTTCTTTTGCTCAACTTAGTCCCGGGCTAAAGAAAATGCAGGTTTTTTGAGCCGCATGGAAAACAGTCACAAAGCAAGGAGTTTTATCTGTGGTTAGTCCGACTGTTAATTTTGTGTCTATATTAGATTGCTGCTGGTTTTAATTTTGGCAACTCTTGGCTTCACTTCATTTTGTGTGACTTCATTGTCTATtgttttattctaattaatgtattattctttttttccccccctCCTTATCTTATTAGATTTAGCTTATCTTTACCCATTTGTGATCAATGTAAGATGCTGTGAAGCTTTGGGGCCATTGCCCACTGGAAAGTGAAAGCCATGAATGACAGGCTTAAATAACTAGTGTGAATCTGGATTTCCTACGATTTGGTTACCCTAGTTTTAGTAGGAGGGAGCTCGCGGGGTCCCATTTGCCTCGAGCAGATGGTACTGCACCCCAAGGCTGCCCATGGCAGGTGGACTTCACAGCTCCCTCTCTTGGTCTGCCATTGAAATTCAGACAGCCTAACTGTAGAGGATGTCAATTCAActtgtgcatatatatagaaGGGCAAACATTTGATTTTTACCGCAAATAAAACAGCCCAAAATCGTACTGGATGATGAGAATGGCTTGGATCCAGTTTCTATTGGAATTGAATCCTTTGAATTTAAAAGTCATCAATCTACATGTACAACAAACTAGAGTATATATTCAATACGTAGtgttacaaattatacaaaagcAATATCACAATGCTTTATCTgatctattagatctactttacaataaaagtaactttataatctgacgaattacataaaattacatcagtttgtaagattgtttttgtgtaatccttttgtggttagaatatttttcatatttcaatagGCTTGTGGGCCTCACACATCGATGTGtctaaaaaacttttaaaatcaCACTTGTTGCCTCAATCGATTCTTTGACTTTAGATCTTTAATGAGCAACCGCCTACATTCCACATTGCTGATGCAATATTTTGTGTCTTGAATGTGATCAAAAGTTTTGCTTTATCCAATACTCCATACTTAATTGgcttatcatttttttcctgaAGAACGAAATCAACACACTCCTTTATATGGGGAAAAAAGTGTAGCTATTGAGTTAACTTCTCATAATAACCTACAAATATACATTTATGCTCAGCCCGATATCATAttcttaaagagaaatactttaactataaaTGAATCATACAAGAGTAAATCTACAGAATGGTCTATTTTGATGTTgtatgtcagattataaaattatttttatcataaagtagatctaactgATTATATGAAGCTATGTCGattaagtttacttttgtatgtataatcatttttatctaTTGCACTTCTTATCGCTAAAAGCAAATCAAAATGATCCATAACTTTTTGGTGAACTGTCAAACTAACCCTTCTCATGGTAATTCTTTTAATTGCATGGAACTAAAACATTCATTTAGCACAATTTCACGATTTTAAGAGATAAAAAGCCTTATGAAGTTGtttggaatgaaaaaaaattatgcttttcaacgtttttgaaaaatttcataaattaatgagatgaattgagataaaagtaaaaggttaaataaaatattattataaaatatttttttaatattatttttattttaaaatttgaaaaaattaaaatgattattttattttatataaaaatttaaaaaaattataataattatatgaaacgagataaaatgaaaaattacgaaggagaagaaaaaaaagggtaatAGCAATTTCTTTTTTGGACACTTCATCCCCACTTGACACGTTGCTCTCCAACGTACAAGTACAAATAACTTACTAGCCATCTCGCTGTTGAAACTTGGCCATACCTTATCCACACGCGCATGGACATCCCCCCAATCCCTATAACCCGCGACCAAACAAAATCAACCCATAATCccaaagaaaaaacccaaaattcCTGTCTCTGTGTAAAGAAGGAAAATGTCAGTGACATCCTCAATCCCAtgcatcaaaatcaaaatcccaACTTCCTCACCgtcctcctcatcctcctctttCTCTTTTAGATTCTGTTCAACTAAGCCTCATTCAGTCACCATAAGGAGCTCCCAAACGGAAGGACCTCTAAGAAGACCTGCGGCTCCTTCTGTCAGAGAACCCTCTCCCCCTTCTCCTCCTCTCAAGCCAGCTCCCCCTTCTCCCCCTTCGTCTTCTACGGTGGCTCCACAGCCGAAGCCGGCTGCGGTGGTTGTTGGGGGTGATAAGAATGTGATAACTTTGGAGTTTCAGAGGCAGAAGGCTAAGGAGCTTCAGGATTACTTTAAGCAGAAGAAGCTTGAGGATGCAAATCAAGGTCCGTTCTTTGGGTTCATTGGGAAGAATGAGATTTCCAACGGAAGGTAAAGCTTTCATCTTTTTCCTCCCCCCCCTGGTTTATATCAAAATTACGATACCTTTTGCTTCAATTCGATTCTATTACTATTTTAAAGTGGATTACgaaattaaatttacaacaATGGTAAAACTTTGCAATATAGGGAGATGAACACGATGTAATATTCATCGTAATATATATACTTAGGGATCCTATTGTTTGGGTTATACGCTACTGTTACAAAGCAAGAGGTTAGATTAGTGCTGACT encodes the following:
- the LOC121243535 gene encoding light-harvesting complex-like protein OHP2, chloroplastic, producing MSVTSSIPCIKIKIPTSSPSSSSSSFSFRFCSTKPHSVTIRSSQTEGPLRRPAAPSVREPSPPSPPLKPAPPSPPSSSTVAPQPKPAAVVVGGDKNVITLEFQRQKAKELQDYFKQKKLEDANQGPFFGFIGKNEISNGRWAMFGFAVGMLTEYATGSDFVDQVKILLSNFGIVDLE